CAGTGGTTatgcaacaaaaaagaaagacggTCAGTTAGAAGACAAGCCAGCAATCATGCAGGACTATGAGCCAAAGTTAAACATGTTTGAAGTTTCACCAAAAACGGACATACACTTGGCCAGCTTCCATGTCGTCCAGATAAGAGCGCCGCCACGGTTGCTCACTTCAAGTGTAAATGCCTCCAACACAGCAGAGCCTAACTGGGAGTAAACGCATCATTAAATATCGTAGggctttctttttaaaatcggACTCTTTTGGAAAGTATTccgaaaaacaaaagacaaaagaaaatcaaacttCAGCCAATCTGTCATTAGAGTCTTTGAGATCCATCATCTTGCATGTTGCATGCTGATGAAATCAAATTGCAGCTCATGTAAGCGCAAACTATAAGATGGCTTGTGAGCACATCTCGAGTCTGGTGAGAAACTTTCACGACTCATTCGtgacatgttatttttattcttagaGCACCGGCGTTCTCACATGAAGTTCAACCTTTTGTGGAAACAATACAGACGAGGACGAGAGAACGAGAAGCGAGTGCTCTGCCGGGCGCGACGGCAAGCGCTCGCCAGCGTCCGCGTTGGAACAGGTAGAGGCTACAACTGCGATGCGATGGAAGAGCCGATTTTGTTTGCATGAAACCTTAAGTGCAAAAAGCCTTATTGCAACTCATCGAAAAAGTCTCACAATCACATGAACCAGCAGCTGCTTTTGAGAATACGACTGCAaaaacaggggtggggggggggggggggggttggcgagAAAATCTCTTTCAAATCCTCTCAAAAATCCTCAACCAATACtagaattaaacaaaacaaaaaaggcgtGAAACTTACATTTGGCTATCACTGTTGCACAGCAGTGAAAACAATTCTTAACACTGGTGGTAAAAGAAGAGAAAGTGGTTGAAGCATCGGCAAGGACAGGATATCAAGTCGGGGCTGCAAGGGAGCAGCGagtaacagaaaaaaagtttttgacgTCCTTGGTGACACCTCACTTCCTTATTAAGGtggtgggtgggtggtggggggttggggggggttatAAGGGCACAAATGTGTCAAGAATCAAGTGGCTTTAGCACAGTGCGTCTTCACCCACGGGAGAACTGCCTGGAACCCTCCAACACGGTGGAGCGGGTTGCATGCGCGCACAGGCGCGCACGAACTGATTTGACGAGAGGAAGGGAGACGGCGCTTTCCGCGGTCTTCGCGGAAAGCCTCGTGGCCTTTCGGGGCAGTTCAAATCATCCGGTTACGTTTGTGAGTGGGTGAGTCTGTGATGACATCACCGCACTGAGTGGAGTTTCGTTTCCTGGCCGCGCCCCCTCCCCCGGCCGTGGCCGAGCCAGACGAGTCCAGGTGCAACGCCATCTCCTCAGAGATGAAAGTGTTCAGGTCCACGTCCAGGATGCCGTTGCGTCGGCTGCGGCACAGTGCCCCCGAGCCcgaagacgcccccccgccggcgcCGCCACCGTTACTGCTGCTCCCACTGACGTGCGTGGGAGACCCCGGGGGGCCCGAGCGCACACTGATGCTCGCCATGGCTCCGCTCAGACCTGGACGACGAAAAACACGCACATTAGTGGGAAGTGCCACCATAATTGTGAACATTCAATCACACAAGTGATATTTTTGTCCAAAACAAGGCAGACGTTTTATCCCTAAAAAGTCTATTCTTATTCTAAGCCATCGTAACCTTATGAATCCTTTGAAGATTACATAaaggaaaaagtttttaaaaaatgtttatgtacgTATTTGGGGTAGCAAGGTCATAATGACAGTCAatatttttatgaaaaacaaTGCATGACTTCTTGCGCCACGTGACAACCGATTTTTATTATGCCTCCGTCCTTAAAAGTTCACACTATTTTATGTTTAATTTACATTGTTTCGATCATTAAGGATCTACTTTAAAAGTAGCTtgtaaagtcaaaacaaaaaaaaaatcatgcaccgTTCATTACTATTGAAATCACAGAGATGTCACATTGATCTGCTCTGCGGATATTTAGCATTTTGTGCACTTTTTGTGATCCGCCGCAATGTCTTTCATTTGTCAATagatcaatgacatcattgattgGCTGCACCAAATGACATTACAGCTGCAGTGTTCCCCACATATAGATATACCTGTGGCGGCCGCCACAACTGAATTTTGGCTGCCACTAAAATATATTGGCGCTACATTGTTTGCATGCAACTATTGGAATAATGTTCAGTGCTGCATGGAAAACCGAGATATGCCGCATGTGCGAGTTTGGTAAGAATTtaatttgtcgtgcaatactgCAAGTTGTGCGTTTCAAACGACTGAAGTATCAAAAGTACCATGACATAAGTTTGGGAATCGAGCTTCATGGTGTCAGATGCAGACACCGCCGACAGTTTCAATCCTCCACGCCACTCCGGCACGCGTTATGGCCGTCTCATAGCTTTCATACACGCAGGGTGGTGAAATAAAAACCTGGGACAATATCACTGCAGTCTGTGGGATCGGGAAGTCTCAATCACGGTCGGGACTGAATTAAAAAGGACCAGACTTGGAGAACGGAGAGTGAGGAAGTTGGCCTGTCTGGTGAGTGTATTGACTTGTCTACGGCTGTTGTCAACCAAGATAGCGTTCAGGAGCCAAAGTGATAACACGACCCCTGGTCACTAAATTGACTGGCGTTGTTCAaacttttctggggggggggtccgttgAAACAGCCCCTCCTTCGCTCAAAGCAACTTCCATGTAGTTAGTGGCATGGTGAACAAAAGCATGAGAGACCCGCGGCGACCGCCCCATTAACGACTTAGATTTGAGGGAAGTCAAACAAACACAGCGTGTGCTTTTTCTTCACCGCAGACATTTTACAGAGCACAACCAGCGAGCCCAATTGTCCGCAATTATACAGTTTTAAAGTTGCATAATTGATCTGACGAGTAAAGACTAATATAAATGATTGCAGCTGCTAAGGAACGTGACGACCTCGCTTCATAACGCTCTCACCGCCATCAAAggtattattttgaaaacggTGATATTGCTACGACAAATCAAGCTTCACTGGGCTGTTaacaaatcaatattttaaatTCAAATCACATTCAGCTATAATCTGGCGTCTTTTACATGCAAATTTTCACCGACGGGGGCTGttcctttttaaataaaggaaatttaaaaaacaaacatgtcagcAGTAAATGAAGAAATGATTGAAATAGAGATCCTGTGATTATCCTTGTGAACGGTTATCTTGTTTTGGTTTGATTTAGCTCATTGGTTGGTGACCAGCCCCCAAAATCGTGACCGTGTAAGGCATAGTTCTTATGAGAAATCCTGTTTTGAAATACAAACAGATAAAGGTCAGGAAGAGGATGTTTTGCTAACAGGGATGATCTTTATCTTATTGGTTTTAGGCTATACATGTGTGAGAATATGATGGTCAATCACATCACATGTGCTGTGTGACTGAAAGACACAGGCccaaaacagcaacagcagcaggtcCACCCTAAAAAAGCAGAACTCGGGACGACCTCAGAGATATTCTTGCTCACGAACCCAGaggagtgtcccccccccccttgtcacTGGCCCACATAGaactcaccttatctctaaaacGCATGTGAACAGACGATTCAAGTACATCGATCCAAGTACACACTTGTATCTTGGTGCCAGCCGTTGAAACCATTTTGCATCTGACCGTTTAACCATTTTCAATCCATTTCAATCAATTCAATTCAGAGCAGTGAGCATTTcggacaatatatatatatatatatatatatatatataaaaattgcTTCTGTTGACAGGACATCCATTTGATGTTGCTTACCATGCAGCGCGATGGCCTCCCTGAATGGCTGCAGGTCGGCTTCTACAGACGAGCCGGTCTCAACCGGCGAATTAGCCCGGCTGGGGGCCACCATGGCCAGCCTCGTGTTGGCCCTGCTACTCCGGTGAGGGGGTGCTTTGCCACACAGGAAGCTAATAAGATCCTCCCTGCGGATTGTTCTCCGGCGCTTTTTTACCCAGGCCAACATGTCCTACAAGGTGGAGTACAAGAAAGCCATTcagtgattttttcccccttcttaaAAGCCATAAATTTTCATTCGGAAACTTGATCGTAACACGTGACCAACCTTATTACGCCGCTGGTGCCCTATCTGGATGCCCCTGTCGAAGCTTCTCTGATGGGCCTCGACACTCTCTgattatgaaaaacaaaattaaaaatgactgaCAAATGAAAGACAGCAGTCGCATCATTTACAGAGTTTAGTTCAAAGAAAACCAATGTCAACGCAATCTTCCAGATGCTTTGACAGAAATACACAGACGACAGAACAAAGAGTCCAGTGCAATCTCATTCTTGGTGCTGCGCACAGCATTTTGATATAGCTGTAGCTCGTGAATTCCTAACGATTTCTGTTGTCCTTCGTGAAAGCAGACTGACAGTTAGGGAAACAATGACCAAATCGGTTGGCGAGAAGAATTAATATTAATCTAATATTTTATATCGGCCCACGCCTAAATGGAATCTAGACTGGTGGTTAGCACCTCTGCCTCATAGTTCGGGCTTCAAGTATCAGGTCCAACGTACCAGTGtagagtatgcatgttctcctcatgcggttttctccaggtaaccTCCGCTTATTTccatattcccaaaacatgcatattaTTTTTCAATAGAAGACTCTTTGAAGACTTAAAATTGTAGATAGGTGTGCATGATGCAAGTACCGTATAAACTGTTATTTATCTCTATGTACCCCGCTCACAACCACTTCAGGGCGGACTGGAGCTCCCTTCCGAAGTTACCAGATATCAGTTCCAGCACACCGTAATGCGCACGCGCTATAGAAAAATGATATATGGCCGAATATAGACGGGCTGTATGTTTgtatgaaattgtttttttaaggttttATTCTTCACTTCTTAGACCTGTAAAACTGTTTGTGTGGGAACGTTACCCGTAACATTGCATGCCAGGTTCAATGATATCCTTTGTCCTTCAATGATATCCTTACTTCTTAGGCATTAATAATTCTAAATTCAAACAAATAAGAGATGAACGGGTTTCTGGCATCCTAGAAAAGACTGTTCGACCTCACAAGAGGACTGCATCACTATGAAATGTAAACAGAGTACATATTGAAGATTGGTGTTGTTGTTCATTTGGCTGGATTTCCAAAAGCAGAAGAATGAAAAAGCTACAGAGGACAGACTACCTTTGTACAGGTTGGTGACTGCTGTAGCAGCGTTCTGAAATGGCACCCACAGTGACAGGCCCTGTTGATGACATACTCGATCTGTGGGAGAGATTCAAGATGGTGAAGAGAGGGGAGGGGGTCATTTGGGTTATGCAGATATGACAACATGAGCCCAAACAGCAGCTAAACAACATGAGGCCATTTTATCTTGGTATACTAGCGGCACCAAAATAAACACTTAGCGAGCTTGGCAGCAAAGAAAAGAGCCGCACACGAGCTAAAGTGTCCTCTCAGCAGTAAAGTTGCAAGGCAAAGTCAAACATATGTCAGTGGACACAACACgctctaaaaatatatatatcgacTGTCACAAACTACCAGACAGTCGTGTCTGGCCGAAGTCAAACCAAATTTCATCCAGACAAGTAATAATATTCACGCCATTTTGTGATTGGAACGCTGGCTAAGCTATGCGTTGTTTAGATAAGTGTCCAGTCAGCAGCTGACCGGGTGTCTAAATGCGAGCGTGTGTGCTGTGCTGATTAACTTTCGTCGCCATTATCCGAGACGTGGAATGTAACGCACGGCGAGGAAAACAGATGGCAACACTGACAGTTCCACAAACTGTCAGCTGGGAATGTCGCGTAGATACGATTGTTGTTACCATCGCCATTTTGTAACTAGCTTGGCTAACGACGGGTTAGCAAAATGGTCCATCAATCGAGTCAACATACTAGTTAACTGACACGGTACAAccttaatttatttgtatttttgttgcttttaaacTGCCGCCGTTACATTTCTCCAGGAGCCTACACGTACGGGGATCGTTGACAGTCTCCCAACTTGTGGCCATGAATCAAGTTCATAGTTCATCATAACATCTGACACGAATTCACATAAATTCTGCACATCTCAATCAGTTGTGCAAGTTCCTCTGTCCACTAGCCGAGTCCATAAGAGTTCGATCAATGTGTCACTAAGTCAGTCGGGCTAGGCTAAGTTGCTAATCAACAAGCTAACGGGTAGGCTGGCGGTGTGGCTACATCATGCTAACAAGCAGGCACACAAGAAAGCGACGGCTTCAACCTTTGTATAACTGTGCCACGGCGGTGGCAGAGTTCTGAAAAAGATGCCATAGTTTGTCGTGGTCGTTATCGGCCTCCTCCTCGCTCGGCTCTCTCTGCTCCGCCTCGGCCAAACACTGCCGCTCCCATTTTGAGAACCAGTGCTCCGGTCCGTGTTCCTGGATCTCCGAGTCCCCGtcttccttcttctcctccatGAATACACAAAAAACTTGGAGAAACCTGACTAGTAAGAGTTTAAAGTACGTGTGTGCGTGATATAACGAACTGTGTAAGAATCTTTAAGGATAATATTtgcgtttttttgcggctttgCACTCGATTGTGCCCTACCGAGCTTCGACCATTTCCGAAGCTATGCTTAGCCGACTATTTTCTGAGTTGCCGACGTCAGGGATATATACAATCGTAAACTACCGTGTTGTTCGCTTCGACCCGCCCCGTAGTCAGTAATATGACGGTGATTGGCTAAATCTATCGCAAGAGGCGGGGTTTATCGTCAGAGTCACAAGTCCATTGCGTTTCCGACTTGCCCTTCACAGTTTTGCCACAAAAGAAATGTCCCCATTTCGAAAGCTTGCAAGAGAGCGCAAGCTTCTCCAAACTAcaatgcaaaatgtaaata
This region of Hippocampus zosterae strain Florida chromosome 17, ASM2543408v3, whole genome shotgun sequence genomic DNA includes:
- the hapstr1a gene encoding UPF0472 protein C16orf72 homolog, whose product is MEEKKEDGDSEIQEHGPEHWFSKWERQCLAEAEQREPSEEEADNDHDKLWHLFQNSATAVAQLYKDRVCHQQGLSLWVPFQNAATAVTNLYKESVEAHQRSFDRGIQIGHQRRNKDMLAWVKKRRRTIRREDLISFLCGKAPPHRSSRANTRLAMVAPSRANSPVETGSSVEADLQPFREAIALHGLSGAMASISVRSGPPGSPTHVSGSSSNGGGAGGGASSGSGALCRSRRNGILDVDLNTFISEEMALHLDSSGSATAGGGGAARKRNSTQCGDVITDSPTHKRNRMI